ctgataacatcttgcactgacatatcttaaaatacatcagtgccttctgttttgcctcaaaatgcacataagacataagtaatatttttagtaaggcatgtttgttaaaactagttatatttcatatttaaactaaggcctagtcctgacttaagctaatccttgtctgggaaaccacccctaaaagagaaaaagatatagtatatatctatatatagtatatataaatatacatacacctaaaggattattaggaacaccatactaatactgtgtttgaccccctttcaccttcataagtgccttaattctacagggcattgattcaacaaagtgctgaaagcattctttagaaatgttggcccatattgatatgaTAGCATCTTGAagttgatgaagatttgtgggatgcacatccagggcatgaagctcccgttccaccacatcccaaagatgctctattgggttgagatctggtgactgtgggggccattttagtacagtgaactcattgtcatgttcaagaaaccaatttgaaatgatttgagctttgtgacatggtgcattatcctgctggaagtagccatcagaggatgggtacatggtggtcataaagggatatacatggtcagaaacaatgctcaggtaggctgtggcatttaaacgatgcccaattggcactaagggacctaaagtgtgccaaaaaaaacatcccccacaccattacaccaccaccaccagcctgcacagtggtacaaggcatgatggatccatgttctcattctgtttacgccaaattctgactctaccatctgaatgtctcaacagaaatcgagactcatcagaccaggcaacatttttccagtcttaaactatccaattttggtgagctcgtgcaaattgtagcctctttttcctatttgtcgtggagatgagtggtacccggtggggtctacTGCCCATCCGTCTCAAgtttgtgcgtgttgtggcttcacaaatgctttgctgcatacctgggttgtaacgagtggtaatttcagtcaaagttgctctcctatcagcttgaatcagtcggcccattctcctctaaCCTCTAGCattaacaaggcattttcgcccacaggactgctgcatactggatattattttcttttcacaccattctttgtaatcccaagaaatggttgtgtgtgaaaatcccagtaactgagcagattgtgaaatactcagaccggcctgtctggcaccaacaaccatgccactctcaaaaatggtttaaatcacttttctttcccattctgacattcagtttggagttcggGAGATTgccttgaccaggaccacacccctaaatgcattgaagcaactgtcacgtgattggttgattagataattgcattaaggagaaattaaacaggtgttcctaataatcctttaggtgagggTATATTCCACGTTTGCATAGTAGtaagaaaaaaacatgtcaaaagTTCCTTAGTCAAATAAATccacataaaaaatattgttgcatatttttgcatttactatagtaaactttgatAGATTGTAGTAACTACTACACCTTATTCTAGACAATAGTGAGTAGTGCTATTGTGAACTGATAAACTGTATTAAGTTGCatactttaatattttctatggtaaatatttatttgtaagaattttacaattaaattcaagaatgtatttgtttatatatactgcaatatttttcatgtgggtaatttctttaaaatttatttttaatatgttaCGACCATATTGtgtttcaaaataaagtgtGGTATGCGGTGTATGCTGTCCTCCACCAGAAGGAAGCGCTGTGATGATGTATCGACTATGGACAACACGACCAGAGAATAAGAAAATGCGGTGTGTGATTGGCGGACTTCCTACTATATATATTACGTCATTTCCTCATCCCGCCCTCTTTTTGCCGTGAAGTGCAGAACTCCATACGGCGTTGTCTCGTGGTGAGCTGAATTTTTATAAACTTTACCACTTTCAAAGCTTTAACTGGAGCTAGAGTCACTTTAGTTAGCATAAAACATAACGAGACATTGACGATGTCGCATTTAATACCAAAAACAACCTTAAAATCGGTTAAAAATATGAAGGTTTTCAATCGCCATCGTGTGAGCGGCATTGCTCGATGAAGCGCGTGCGCGGCAGTAGTGCGTGCGTACTACGGCACATCATAAGAGCGTTAACTGCTAATCTTGATATAATCGGAAAAATTACTATGTCTGAATACTTAATAATGTTTCATTGTTTATATTCTTACATTGATGTTAAACGTAACGTTACTACTTATAAAACGCGAGTCTGTTTAATAGTTCACGTGCTGTTGTTGATAATGTAAACGATACgggtaagttttatttatatttcttgtGCACACTGTTAAAGCCCAGCACTGATGTCGGTGTATGGGTGTCGGAAGTGTGCTAGATTAATCCAGCTGGGTTTTCGCTAACACCATCAGGGCTAAAGTGCCCAATGACTGGCGTTTGATAGCAACCTGAGCTACATTGACACGAGAATCGAGATTATGTTTTAGAATAATGTTTTCTGCGAGTGTCTTCTAAAGTCTGTATGGGGTTGCTTCTTTCAGCTTTTCCACTAAACTCGTAACGCAGGGAAAGTGGTCACGATGTCCGGAGGTCTGGATGTCCTTCAAATGAAGGAGGAGGATGTGCTGAAGTTTCTGGCTGCAGGAACCCATCTGGGAGGAACCAACATGGACTTCCAGATGGAGCAGTACGTCTACAAGAGAAAGAGTGACGGTAAGATACGTTGGCATGGTGTCAACACCATGTTACTATTTCTCATGTGGAGACAGATGTTATAGCTTTGTTTTTCTGTAGGCGTGTACATCATCAATCTGAAAAAGACTTGGGAGAAACTCCTGCTGGCTGCTCGCGCTATTGTCGCCATTGAGAATCCAGCTGACGTTTGTGTTATCTCCTCCAGGAACACCGGCCAGGTAAAAACACACAACCAAATAAACATTACTTTCTGAAGTGGCACATTGTTAAAGCCTGGCACTGATATCGGTGTTCAGGTGTCGGAAGTGTGCTAAAGTAAGCAGGCCGGGTTTTCGCTAACACCATTAGGGCTAATCCGCCCCATGACTGGGGTTTGATAGCCACCTAGGCCACATGTTTTATTGTACACTCTGTGTACATTTGAGTGTACAGAGAGTATTGTAGgtgttaatttttttctttttattcagAGAGCTGTGCTCAAGTTCGCCTCTGCCACTGGTGCCACCACCTTCGCTGGTCGTTTCACTCCTGGAACCTTCACCAATCAGATTCAGGCTGCTTTCAGGGAGCCCCGCCTCCTGATCGTGACCGATCCTCGTGCCGACCATCAGCCGCTGACTGAAGCATCTTACGTCAACATCCCAACCATCGCCCTCTGCAACACAGACTCTCCTTTGAGATACGTCGACATTGCCATCCCCTGCAACAACAAGGTACGTGCGGATTGCGAATATCTTGTGTTTTTACCCAATTCGTTTGCAAAGTGGACTAAAGTTGATGTGCGTTTTAGGGTCACCACTCTACTGGTTTGATGTGGTGGATGTTGGCCAGAGAGGTTCTGAGGATGAGGGGCACCATCTCCAGGGAGCACCCATGGGAGGTCATGCCTGATCTGTACTTTTACAGAGATCCAGAGGAGGTAAGACACTGCTCATAACATCATTTAAGTTAAAAGTCATCCATTTGAGAGTCCTGCTCACCTTCTTTTTCACTTGTAGATTGAGAAGGAGGAGCTGGCTGCTGCCGAGAAGGCTGTTGGCAAGGAGGAGTTCCAGGGTGAATGGTCCGCTCCCCCACCTGATTTCACCCAGCCTGAGGTTACCGACTGGTCTGAGGGTGTGCCGGTTCCATCTGTGCCCATCCAGCAGTTCCCAGCTGGCATTGAACCTGGTAAGCTTATATTATAACGATATTGAAGTACAGCACAACTTTACTATGGCTCTGGCTCATGCCAAGTTGTTGCTTTTGTAAATGAGTTTAATTGGTATTCATCATGCACACTGCTAAAGCCCAGCACTGATATCGGTGTATGGGTGTCGGAAGTGTGCTAAAATGATCCGGCTGGGTTTTCGCTAACACCATAAGGGCTGAACTGCCCCATGACTGGGGTTTGATAGCAACCTGAGCTACACTGGATTAAAATGATGTGATTGTTCTGTAAAGAGAGGCTCACTTTTGACTAATGCGGTATTGTCTTGTCCTTATTTAGCAGCTCCAGCTAAGGCTGCCCCTGCTGAGGCGTTTGCTGGTAAGcaacattttcctgttttccaTCTACTATTGTATGTGCATATTTAGTATATGGTGTAATTTTGAACCTTTCTCTTTAACAGAGGACTGGAGCGCTCAGCCTGCCACAGAGGACTGGTCTGCTGCCCCCACAGCTCAGGCTGGAGAATGGGGTGGCACCACTGCTGACTGGTCTTAAGTGATGTTAACCAGCAGTTCGGTGTGATGACattgaataaataaatctggttgtttaaaaacttgtaattgtttttgtctatatattCTATGCAGTCTAGTAAATTTGTGTGGTGGTTTGGGTAATTGGAAAGATCTGGATAAAGATCTTCTTGATTTTGTTTCTAAAAATCAGTCTATCAGAAAACACCAATTCAGGGTTTCTGTGGGGTCTTGGTCTTAAATTCCCTGTTCTAGGTCTTAAATAATTTGAAACCGGTCTTAATTTTCTTGTGTGTTAGACATGCCgtcttaatttattatttttttgtaggaataaaatgtatatcattgccattgttttgtctcaagatgcacaccaggggcccgtaccatgaaaatggttaaacaaactcagggttacaggattagtttcaggttgacaaaaccaagccaatgtgcaggccttgttggtaaaagctattttcatggtacccaaaacccaggatttgcacaaactaatcctaaacaaagctggctaaccaactaaaccagcttcatggtataggccccagtAATGTTTTGTGTAAGGTATGATTATACAAAATTccttaaatgttctaatataaataagacctagtcctggattaatctaatcCCAGTCTGGGGAAGCCCCaatatacactagtcaacatttg
This genomic interval from Misgurnus anguillicaudatus chromosome 8, ASM2758022v2, whole genome shotgun sequence contains the following:
- the rpsa gene encoding small ribosomal subunit protein uS2 isoform X1; this translates as MSGGLDVLQMKEEDVLKFLAAGTHLGGTNMDFQMEQYVYKRKSDGVYIINLKKTWEKLLLAARAIVAIENPADVCVISSRNTGQRAVLKFASATGATTFAGRFTPGTFTNQIQAAFREPRLLIVTDPRADHQPLTEASYVNIPTIALCNTDSPLRYVDIAIPCNNKGHHSTGLMWWMLAREVLRMRGTISREHPWEVMPDLYFYRDPEEIEKEELAAAEKAVGKEEFQGEWSAPPPDFTQPEVTDWSEGVPVPSVPIQQFPAGIEPAAPAKAAPAEAFAEDWSAQPATEDWSAAPTAQAGEWGGTTADWS
- the rpsa gene encoding small ribosomal subunit protein uS2 isoform X2 yields the protein MSGGLDVLQMKEEDVLKFLAAGTHLGGTNMDFQMEQYVYKRKSDGVYIINLKKTWEKLLLAARAIVAIENPADVCVISSRNTGQRAVLKFASATGATTFAGRFTPGTFTNQIQAAFREPRLLIVTDPRADHQPLTEASYVNIPTIALCNTDSPLRYVDIAIPCNNKGHHSTGLMWWMLAREVLRMRGTISREHPWEVMPDLYFYRDPEEIEKEELAAAEKAVGKEEFQGEWSAPPPDFTQPEVTDWSEGVPVPSVPIQQFPAGIEPAPAKAAPAEAFAEDWSAQPATEDWSAAPTAQAGEWGGTTADWS